A stretch of the Arthrobacter sp. PAMC 25486 genome encodes the following:
- a CDS encoding glycoside hydrolase family 2 protein, with protein sequence MSGLRPPRLTPWGQALDPNAVLAEYPRPQLVRDSYLNLNGTWHYAITGPGTQGFDGMHDGVAPGAADGEILVPFSPETPLSGVRRQLQPGQTLRYWRDFTLPGGFQRDRVLLHFGAVDQRCTVTVNGVAVGGHRGGFLPFTLDITAALQLGAHGPTGLHILRVDVQDDSDTSYHSRGKQRLKRGGIWYTAQSGIWQTVWLESVPAVHVDKLVLVPDLAGHSVQVTVCTQGAGTAVGHAQTAHVVISDDAGELLSAAVDVNVPTRITLGRVRPWTPEDPFLYDVGVALGDDHLTSYFGMRSFGTGPDANGVTRLLLNGEPYFHAGLLDQGYWSDGFLTPPSDEAMIHDISTAKRLGFTMLRKHIKIEPLRWYYHCDRLGILVWQDLVNGGTNYKAPVITAPVLLPMRLSDNKHAKFGRADARGRADFMAELRETVEHLRNVVSLAVWVPFNEGWGQFDALAATAELRRLDPHRTVDHASGWHDQGGGDLKSLHVYFTPFKLRKRWRADPRAVVLSEYGGYSLRMPGHDFSAREFGYRRYRNAAALAGAFTRLHEQQIVPALADGLSATVYTQLSDVEDELNGLLSYDRRVAKLPDAVVQSVTAQLSFKPTIHKGMP encoded by the coding sequence ATGAGCGGGCTGCGGCCGCCGCGGCTTACTCCGTGGGGGCAAGCCCTGGATCCGAATGCGGTGCTGGCAGAATATCCGCGGCCCCAGCTCGTGCGCGACAGCTACCTGAACCTCAACGGCACCTGGCACTACGCCATCACCGGCCCGGGCACGCAGGGTTTCGATGGGATGCACGACGGCGTTGCGCCGGGCGCCGCCGACGGTGAGATCCTGGTGCCCTTCTCACCGGAAACCCCGCTCTCCGGTGTGCGTCGCCAGCTGCAACCGGGGCAGACCCTGCGCTATTGGCGGGACTTCACCCTGCCCGGTGGTTTCCAGCGGGACCGCGTGCTGCTGCATTTTGGTGCCGTGGACCAGCGCTGCACTGTCACCGTCAACGGGGTTGCTGTTGGTGGGCACCGCGGAGGCTTCCTGCCCTTCACCCTGGACATCACGGCGGCACTGCAGCTCGGCGCGCACGGGCCGACCGGCCTCCACATCCTGCGGGTCGATGTCCAGGACGACAGCGACACGTCCTACCATTCCCGGGGCAAACAACGGCTCAAGCGCGGGGGTATTTGGTACACAGCCCAGTCGGGCATCTGGCAGACCGTGTGGCTGGAATCCGTGCCCGCGGTGCATGTTGACAAGCTCGTGCTGGTTCCGGACCTCGCCGGGCACTCCGTGCAGGTGACAGTGTGCACCCAAGGTGCGGGTACCGCCGTCGGGCATGCCCAAACGGCCCACGTGGTCATCAGCGACGACGCCGGGGAACTCCTGTCCGCTGCCGTTGACGTCAACGTGCCCACGAGAATTACCCTGGGCAGGGTCCGCCCGTGGACGCCGGAGGACCCGTTTCTTTACGACGTGGGGGTGGCCCTGGGGGATGACCACCTCACGAGCTACTTCGGCATGCGTTCCTTCGGTACGGGGCCGGACGCCAACGGGGTCACCCGGCTGCTGCTCAATGGTGAACCGTACTTTCACGCCGGGCTGCTGGATCAGGGCTACTGGTCCGACGGCTTTCTGACCCCGCCCTCGGATGAAGCCATGATCCACGACATCTCCACGGCCAAGCGGCTGGGCTTCACCATGCTGCGCAAACACATCAAGATCGAGCCGCTGCGTTGGTACTACCACTGCGACCGTCTAGGCATCCTCGTCTGGCAGGACCTGGTCAATGGCGGTACCAACTACAAGGCACCCGTCATTACTGCTCCCGTGCTGCTGCCCATGCGCCTCAGCGACAACAAACACGCGAAATTCGGCCGGGCCGATGCGCGTGGCCGCGCAGACTTCATGGCTGAACTGCGGGAAACCGTGGAGCATTTGCGCAACGTGGTCTCGCTGGCCGTATGGGTGCCCTTCAATGAAGGTTGGGGACAGTTCGATGCGCTCGCCGCCACCGCGGAGCTGCGGCGGCTGGATCCGCACCGCACCGTCGATCACGCCAGCGGCTGGCATGATCAGGGCGGCGGAGACCTGAAAAGCCTGCACGTCTATTTCACCCCGTTTAAGCTGCGGAAGCGGTGGCGGGCGGACCCGCGCGCCGTCGTGCTCTCCGAATATGGCGGATACAGCCTGCGGATGCCTGGTCATGATTTCAGCGCGCGCGAATTTGGCTACCGGAGGTACCGTAACGCCGCCGCGCTGGCTGGCGCGTTCACCCGGCTCCATGAACAGCAGATCGTACCGGCCCTCGCGGACGGGCTGTCCGCAACCGTCTATACCCAACTTTCCGACGTCGAAGACGAACTCAACGGACTGCTCAGCTATGACAGAAGGGTGGCCAAGCTCCCCGACGCCGTGGTGCAATCCGTGACAGCGCAACTGAGCTTCAAACCTACTATCCACAAGGGAATGCCATGA
- a CDS encoding thiamine pyrophosphate-binding protein: MTAPVETQVQRNGGDLVVETLTALGAKTVFGIPGQHALGLFDALSRSPLHFVSSRVENNSAFAADGYSRATGEVGVLFLSTGPGALTALAGLQEAYATGVPMIVVASQIPLEGLGARRKGMLHQLDDQKASAANVTKSQRLIQHASGIPSAIQDAWTEAVSSPQGPVWVEVPQNVLLDPIFVPAVEDALAEPFDNPPRVELVREAVKWLTAAKRPAIVAGGGARRGSAEKQLLSIAEKLNAPVVCTPGGNGAFPWNHELSLQSWMEDRYVTEVLEDADVLVVVGSSLGEVSSNYFTMEPRGRIIQIDAEPRVLESNRPALGIRADAGQALTALDEALDASLSADADWHGATPQAVVAETLAKVQARLDGQDLALERKFMADIREAVPADMQTFWDMTISAYWGWSCWDSRDGEFHSAQGAGGLGYGFPAALGGALGLQSQGKPSRVLAVAGDGSSMYSIAELATARQHNAPVTWLIVDDGGYGILREYMIDTFGKATHTELARPDFVKLAEAFGVPAQRVAPEDVGDALKAGFAADGPNVVVVDVLLKMFGPTHLDI, translated from the coding sequence GTGACGGCCCCGGTCGAGACCCAGGTTCAGCGCAACGGTGGCGACCTCGTCGTCGAGACCCTGACCGCACTGGGTGCCAAGACGGTTTTTGGCATCCCCGGCCAGCACGCGCTGGGCCTCTTTGATGCGCTCAGCCGCTCGCCGCTGCATTTTGTCTCCTCCCGTGTGGAAAACAACTCCGCCTTCGCCGCCGACGGCTACTCCCGCGCCACGGGCGAGGTGGGTGTGCTGTTCCTGTCCACCGGACCCGGCGCATTGACGGCCCTGGCCGGGCTACAGGAAGCCTACGCTACCGGCGTTCCCATGATTGTTGTGGCCAGCCAGATCCCGCTGGAAGGTTTGGGTGCCCGGCGCAAGGGCATGCTGCACCAGCTCGATGACCAGAAGGCTTCGGCTGCGAACGTGACGAAGAGCCAGCGGCTTATCCAGCACGCCTCCGGCATTCCCTCCGCCATCCAGGATGCGTGGACGGAAGCCGTGTCCTCCCCGCAGGGCCCGGTGTGGGTCGAGGTGCCGCAAAACGTGCTGCTCGATCCCATCTTTGTCCCGGCCGTCGAAGATGCGCTGGCCGAACCGTTCGACAACCCGCCGCGCGTCGAACTTGTGCGGGAAGCGGTGAAATGGTTGACCGCCGCAAAACGCCCCGCCATCGTTGCCGGCGGCGGTGCCCGCCGCGGCAGCGCCGAGAAGCAGCTGCTCTCCATCGCCGAAAAGCTCAACGCCCCGGTCGTCTGCACACCCGGCGGCAACGGTGCGTTCCCCTGGAACCACGAACTGTCGCTGCAGTCGTGGATGGAGGACCGCTACGTCACCGAGGTCTTGGAAGACGCGGACGTGCTGGTCGTCGTCGGCTCGTCCCTGGGGGAGGTGTCCAGCAACTACTTCACCATGGAGCCGCGCGGGCGCATCATCCAGATCGACGCCGAACCGCGCGTACTGGAGTCCAACCGCCCGGCCCTGGGCATCCGCGCCGACGCCGGACAGGCACTGACGGCACTCGATGAAGCGCTGGACGCCTCGCTCAGCGCCGACGCGGACTGGCATGGAGCCACGCCGCAGGCCGTCGTGGCCGAAACCCTTGCGAAGGTGCAGGCCCGGCTCGACGGGCAGGACCTGGCCCTTGAACGCAAGTTCATGGCCGACATCCGCGAGGCTGTACCAGCAGATATGCAGACGTTCTGGGACATGACCATCTCCGCCTACTGGGGCTGGAGCTGCTGGGACTCACGGGACGGCGAGTTCCACTCGGCACAGGGTGCCGGCGGCCTCGGCTACGGCTTCCCGGCCGCATTGGGCGGGGCCCTTGGCCTGCAGAGCCAAGGCAAGCCCTCCCGCGTGCTGGCCGTGGCCGGCGACGGATCCTCCATGTACTCCATTGCGGAACTGGCCACGGCCAGGCAGCACAATGCGCCCGTCACCTGGCTCATCGTTGACGACGGTGGCTACGGCATCCTGCGCGAATACATGATCGACACCTTCGGCAAGGCCACCCACACCGAGCTCGCCCGGCCTGACTTTGTGAAGCTCGCGGAGGCCTTCGGTGTTCCTGCCCAGCGGGTGGCGCCCGAGGATGTCGGGGACGCACTCAAGGCGGGCTTCGCCGCCGACGGGCCCAACGTCGTCGTGGTTGACGTGCTGTTGAAGATGTTTGGACCCACCCACCTGGACATCTAA
- a CDS encoding APC family permease — protein MTSLAKAPDDPGAPVKLRGKAALRQWLLEGMPESSGKRQGPHGRPEAGHKRHSWWRVMCLTGLDYFSTLGYQPAIAALAAGVLAPLATIVLVLVTLLGALPVYKRVARESPHGAGSIAMLERLLPRWWGKLFVLALLGFAATDFMITITLSSADATAHVIENPFAPNFLQGHNIAITLVLIAGLAAVFLRGFKEAIGIAVVLVAVFLTLNLVVISVALVNVAQSPLLTNDWWTALTTQHGNPVMVVAIALLVFPRLALGLSGFETGVAVMPQIKGRSTDTEENPEGRIKGAHRLLTTAALIMSSFLITSSIATTILIPAAEFQPGGAANGRALAFLAHDLLGEGFGTVYDISTIAILWFAGASAMAGLLNLVPRYLPRFGMAPQWAGAVRPLVLVFTAVAVLITIIFKADVDAQGGAYATGVLVLITSAAIAVTLSARRKGERAKTVGFGAVSLAFIYTTVANSIERPDGLKIALLFILGIVIVSLLSRLRRSFELRATWIRMDEAAMNFVAALDEGAIRIISHDPKTRSAAAYRRKLAHAALVNEIGNPRDVLFMEVIVDDSSDFETALEVKGITRHGFKILQVHSSNVPNTIAAVLLHIRDATGLIPHIYFRWTEGNPITNLLKYLFIGEGEIAPVTREVLREAEPELTQRPWVHVG, from the coding sequence GTGACATCCCTCGCCAAAGCCCCTGACGACCCCGGCGCTCCTGTGAAGCTGCGGGGCAAGGCGGCCCTGCGCCAGTGGCTGCTCGAGGGCATGCCGGAAAGTTCCGGCAAGCGGCAGGGCCCCCACGGCCGGCCCGAGGCGGGACACAAGCGCCATTCGTGGTGGCGTGTCATGTGCCTGACGGGCCTGGACTATTTCTCAACCCTTGGCTACCAGCCGGCCATCGCCGCGCTGGCCGCCGGTGTGCTGGCTCCCCTGGCCACGATCGTGCTCGTGCTCGTGACCTTACTTGGCGCACTGCCCGTCTACAAGCGAGTGGCGCGGGAGAGCCCGCACGGTGCAGGATCCATCGCCATGCTCGAACGCCTCCTGCCGCGTTGGTGGGGGAAACTCTTCGTGCTTGCGCTGCTGGGTTTTGCCGCCACCGACTTCATGATCACCATCACACTCTCCAGCGCTGACGCCACGGCCCATGTGATTGAAAATCCCTTCGCCCCCAATTTCCTGCAAGGGCACAACATCGCCATCACACTCGTGCTGATTGCCGGGCTGGCCGCCGTCTTCCTGCGCGGCTTCAAGGAGGCCATCGGCATTGCCGTGGTGTTGGTGGCCGTGTTCCTGACCCTGAACCTGGTTGTCATCAGCGTAGCCCTGGTCAACGTGGCCCAAAGCCCGCTGCTCACCAATGACTGGTGGACGGCGCTGACAACCCAGCACGGCAACCCTGTCATGGTGGTCGCGATCGCCCTTCTGGTCTTCCCGCGCCTGGCGCTCGGCCTGTCCGGTTTTGAAACCGGCGTCGCCGTCATGCCCCAGATCAAGGGCCGGTCCACCGACACGGAGGAGAATCCCGAGGGCCGCATCAAGGGCGCCCACAGACTGCTGACGACAGCGGCGCTCATCATGAGCAGCTTCCTCATCACCTCCTCCATCGCCACCACCATCCTGATACCGGCCGCGGAATTCCAGCCCGGCGGCGCCGCCAACGGCCGTGCCCTGGCGTTCCTGGCCCACGACCTCCTCGGCGAAGGCTTCGGCACCGTCTACGACATCAGCACCATCGCCATCCTGTGGTTTGCCGGCGCCAGCGCCATGGCCGGCCTGCTCAACCTCGTGCCGCGCTACCTGCCGCGCTTCGGCATGGCACCGCAGTGGGCTGGTGCGGTTCGCCCGCTGGTACTCGTGTTCACCGCCGTCGCCGTTCTCATCACCATCATTTTCAAGGCCGACGTCGATGCCCAGGGAGGTGCCTACGCCACCGGCGTGCTGGTGCTCATCACCTCGGCGGCCATTGCCGTGACACTCTCGGCCAGGCGGAAGGGCGAGCGGGCAAAGACGGTTGGTTTCGGCGCGGTGTCGCTGGCGTTCATTTACACGACCGTGGCGAATTCCATTGAACGGCCCGACGGGCTCAAGATTGCCCTGCTGTTCATCCTGGGCATTGTGATCGTCAGCCTGCTCTCCCGGCTGCGGCGCTCCTTTGAGCTGCGGGCCACCTGGATCCGCATGGATGAGGCCGCCATGAATTTTGTGGCCGCCCTGGACGAGGGCGCCATCCGGATCATCTCCCACGATCCCAAGACCCGCAGCGCGGCCGCTTACCGGCGCAAGTTGGCCCATGCTGCGCTCGTCAATGAGATTGGCAACCCCCGCGACGTACTGTTCATGGAGGTCATCGTGGATGACTCATCGGACTTTGAAACGGCATTGGAGGTCAAGGGCATCACCCGCCACGGCTTCAAAATTCTCCAGGTGCATTCCTCCAACGTGCCCAACACGATTGCCGCCGTCCTGCTGCACATCCGGGACGCCACAGGGCTGATTCCGCACATTTACTTCCGTTGGACCGAGGGCAACCCCATCACGAACCTGCTGAAGTACCTGTTCATCGGCGAGGGCGAAATAGCGCCGGTGACCCGCGAGGTGCTCCGTGAGGCGGAACCCGAGCTCACCCAGCGGCCCTGGGTGCACGTGGGCTGA
- a CDS encoding DUF2804 domain-containing protein — MTADMLVEKEITSPVALTLPNGRLNPEAVGWTRTPLHDTSGIGRGRQRWGRNKRWEYWALTTPTHIAALTVSSLDYAAVHELWVLDRTTGVSVGANVTGMLGGSATLPPSMGEGPAQARSKNLSIDIIEVPGGTRLRAQTPRVRLDIMAARPAGHESLGVVVPWNDRQFQYTVKDVARPASGTLSVDGIGFEIPAGESWAVLDHGRGRWPYTMHWNWGAGSGTTDGRVIGIQLGSKWTDGTGATENSLLVDGRLHKISENLVWDYNTTEWLAPWHIHGQSADLIFTPFYDKVSAINLGLLGNNTHQCFGHYDGEIADSAGNRIRVAGILGWAEDVHNRW; from the coding sequence ATGACAGCGGACATGCTGGTTGAAAAAGAAATAACATCGCCCGTGGCACTGACGCTCCCCAACGGCAGGCTCAACCCTGAAGCTGTGGGGTGGACGCGCACGCCGCTGCACGACACCTCCGGCATTGGCCGTGGGCGCCAGCGGTGGGGGCGGAACAAACGCTGGGAATATTGGGCGCTCACGACTCCAACGCACATTGCGGCCTTGACGGTTTCCTCCCTGGACTATGCAGCCGTGCATGAACTGTGGGTGCTGGACCGGACCACCGGAGTTTCGGTTGGCGCAAACGTGACGGGCATGCTGGGCGGCAGCGCCACCCTGCCGCCGTCGATGGGGGAGGGGCCTGCCCAAGCACGGAGCAAGAATCTGAGCATTGACATCATCGAGGTTCCCGGCGGGACTCGGCTGCGTGCCCAGACACCCCGGGTGCGGCTGGACATTATGGCTGCCAGGCCCGCAGGCCACGAGTCCCTGGGCGTTGTGGTGCCGTGGAACGACCGCCAGTTCCAGTACACGGTCAAGGATGTTGCCCGCCCGGCCAGCGGCACCCTGTCCGTTGACGGCATCGGGTTCGAGATTCCGGCGGGAGAGTCCTGGGCCGTCCTGGACCATGGCCGCGGCCGCTGGCCCTACACGATGCACTGGAATTGGGGTGCTGGTTCAGGCACCACCGACGGGCGCGTGATCGGCATCCAGCTCGGCTCCAAATGGACCGACGGCACCGGTGCCACCGAAAACTCACTGCTGGTGGACGGCAGGCTGCACAAGATCAGCGAAAACCTGGTGTGGGACTACAACACCACCGAATGGCTGGCGCCGTGGCACATTCACGGCCAGTCGGCGGACCTCATCTTCACACCGTTTTACGACAAGGTCTCCGCCATCAACTTGGGGCTCCTGGGCAACAACACCCACCAGTGCTTTGGCCACTACGACGGCGAGATCGCCGACAGCGCCGGAAACCGCATCCGGGTGGCCGGCATCCTTGGCTGGGCCGAGGACGTCCACAACCGCTGGTGA
- the speB gene encoding agmatinase — MKELRIEANGNLGPIDSSRIPRYAGAATYARLPRLDQVAKADVAVVGVPFDSGVSYRPGARFGANHVREASRLLRPYNPAWDVSPFENCQVADAGDMAVNPFNINEAIETIQQNALDLTAGGSKLLTIGGDHTISLPLLRAAAERAGEPIAMLHFDAHLDTWDTYFGAEYTHGTPFRRAVEEGILDTEAISHVGTRGPLYGKKDLDDDHRFGFGIVTSADVYYQGVLETVAKIRDRIGKRPLYISVDIDVLDPAHAPGTGTPEAGGISSRELIEIIRGFRGMNLVGADIVEVAPAYDHAEITGIAASHVGFELVTLMADNHVAGDRFGAPNGYAAQALDAEARRRTAGFAPAATTEGGIK, encoded by the coding sequence ATGAAAGAGCTCCGCATCGAGGCCAACGGAAACCTTGGCCCGATCGATTCCTCCCGGATCCCGCGCTACGCGGGCGCCGCGACGTACGCGCGCCTCCCGCGACTGGACCAGGTCGCGAAGGCCGATGTCGCCGTCGTCGGCGTCCCCTTTGACAGTGGCGTTTCCTACCGCCCGGGTGCCCGCTTCGGCGCCAACCACGTCCGTGAAGCGTCCCGCCTGCTGCGCCCGTACAACCCGGCCTGGGATGTTTCCCCGTTTGAAAACTGCCAGGTGGCCGACGCCGGCGACATGGCCGTGAACCCCTTCAACATCAACGAAGCCATTGAAACCATCCAGCAAAACGCGCTAGACCTGACCGCCGGCGGCTCCAAGCTGCTGACCATCGGTGGCGACCACACCATCTCCCTGCCGCTGCTGCGTGCGGCCGCCGAGCGTGCCGGCGAGCCCATCGCCATGTTGCACTTCGACGCGCACCTGGACACCTGGGACACCTACTTTGGCGCCGAATATACGCACGGCACCCCCTTCCGCCGCGCCGTCGAGGAAGGCATCCTGGACACGGAGGCCATCTCCCACGTGGGCACCCGGGGCCCGCTCTACGGCAAGAAGGACCTCGACGACGACCACCGCTTCGGCTTCGGCATCGTCACCTCCGCGGACGTCTACTACCAGGGCGTGCTGGAAACCGTCGCCAAGATCCGCGACCGGATCGGCAAACGCCCCCTCTACATCTCCGTCGACATCGACGTGCTGGACCCCGCGCACGCCCCCGGCACCGGCACCCCCGAGGCCGGCGGCATCAGCAGCCGCGAGCTCATCGAGATCATCCGCGGCTTCCGCGGCATGAACCTGGTCGGCGCCGACATCGTGGAGGTGGCACCCGCCTACGACCACGCCGAAATCACCGGGATCGCCGCCAGCCACGTGGGCTTTGAACTCGTCACACTGATGGCCGACAACCATGTTGCAGGCGACCGCTTTGGTGCACCCAACGGTTACGCCGCACAGGCACTCGATGCAGAAGCACGACGCCGGACGGCCGGGTTCGCGCCTGCCGCCACCACCGAAGGCGGCATCAAGTGA
- a CDS encoding HSP90 family protein, which produces MSSAVGSQTRPFQVDLHGVVDLLSRHIYSGPQVYLRELIQNGRDAIVARRLAEGAEGAESSGRREIRIFPSSPDNPEFRVDDDGIGLNVDEVAQLLATVGRSSKRDLFELPRQDLLGQFGIGLLSCFMVADEIEVVSRKAGESAVRWVGSASGTFSVSVLDGVDLPVGTSVKLRPRADDAELCTRKTVTELATRYARYLPVPILVADGTGGFDTINRPSLFILAGEERAERRSELLELGTELIGARPLDAIELSGPSTGTRGTAYILPFTPPPSARAAHAVYLGGMLVDEHSQDLLPEWAFFVRAVVDSTGLKPTASRESLVADESLEMTRTELGAALRAWIIRMGAANPNKLAEFVSIHHLGLKSLVAHDDELASFLTRWLSVETTAGRMTIEELVSRQKHIRYTESMEEFRQIAAMVPAEDPVVNGGYVYDTEIIRRLPFLFDGTSVEKVALAALLNSLAVPALAERAAVLEFEQRASAVLKPFDVQVNVRNFAPVEVSALYLADEAVLRGMHRSAARRVANSLWSGVLAKAEKSLEAATEHNHQLAQATLCANWDNPLIRTLAKSSDGAVFNRTIKLLYVQAMLGAHQPLGAAQRSLLTESLNDLVQLSMSS; this is translated from the coding sequence ATGAGTTCCGCTGTTGGGTCGCAGACCCGTCCGTTCCAAGTTGACCTGCATGGCGTCGTTGACCTTCTGAGCCGGCACATTTATTCGGGACCGCAGGTATACCTGCGCGAACTGATCCAAAACGGCCGCGATGCCATTGTTGCCCGCCGGCTGGCAGAAGGAGCCGAAGGCGCGGAGTCGTCCGGCCGGCGGGAAATCCGCATCTTCCCGTCCAGCCCGGACAACCCCGAATTCCGGGTGGACGACGACGGCATCGGCCTGAACGTCGACGAGGTGGCGCAGCTGCTGGCCACCGTGGGACGCAGTTCCAAGCGGGATCTTTTTGAGCTGCCGCGCCAGGACCTGCTGGGCCAGTTCGGCATCGGCCTGCTGTCCTGCTTCATGGTGGCCGATGAAATCGAGGTGGTCTCCCGCAAGGCGGGCGAGAGCGCCGTCAGATGGGTCGGTTCCGCATCCGGGACGTTCAGTGTGAGCGTGCTGGACGGCGTCGACCTTCCCGTGGGAACCAGTGTGAAGCTGCGCCCCCGCGCCGATGACGCGGAGCTGTGCACCCGCAAAACGGTCACCGAACTGGCCACGCGCTATGCCCGCTACCTGCCGGTGCCGATCCTGGTTGCCGATGGCACCGGAGGCTTCGACACCATCAACCGCCCGTCGCTATTCATCCTGGCCGGGGAGGAAAGGGCGGAGCGGCGCAGCGAACTGCTGGAGCTGGGCACCGAGCTGATCGGCGCCCGGCCATTGGACGCCATTGAGCTCAGCGGCCCCTCCACCGGAACCCGCGGCACCGCCTACATCCTGCCGTTCACCCCGCCGCCGTCTGCCCGGGCCGCGCACGCCGTCTACCTCGGCGGCATGCTCGTCGATGAGCACAGCCAGGACCTGTTGCCGGAATGGGCCTTCTTTGTGCGGGCCGTAGTGGATTCCACGGGCCTGAAACCGACGGCATCGCGCGAATCCCTCGTGGCCGACGAATCGTTGGAGATGACCCGGACCGAACTGGGGGCCGCGCTGCGGGCCTGGATCATCCGCATGGGAGCCGCCAACCCGAACAAACTGGCCGAATTTGTCTCCATCCACCACCTGGGCCTGAAATCGCTGGTGGCGCACGACGACGAACTGGCCTCGTTCCTGACCCGCTGGCTGAGCGTGGAAACCACCGCCGGACGCATGACCATCGAAGAACTGGTCTCCCGCCAAAAACACATCAGGTACACCGAGTCGATGGAGGAATTCCGCCAGATCGCCGCCATGGTTCCGGCCGAAGACCCCGTGGTCAACGGCGGCTATGTCTACGACACGGAGATCATCCGCCGCCTGCCTTTCCTCTTCGACGGCACGAGTGTGGAGAAGGTGGCGCTGGCAGCGCTGCTGAATTCCCTCGCTGTCCCGGCACTGGCGGAACGTGCAGCCGTGCTGGAATTTGAGCAGCGCGCCAGCGCAGTCCTGAAGCCCTTCGACGTCCAGGTGAACGTGCGCAACTTTGCGCCGGTGGAGGTTTCCGCCCTGTACCTGGCAGACGAAGCTGTGCTGCGCGGGATGCATCGCAGTGCTGCCCGCAGAGTGGCCAATTCCCTGTGGAGCGGGGTGCTGGCCAAGGCCGAAAAATCCTTGGAAGCAGCCACGGAGCACAACCACCAGCTGGCCCAGGCCACCCTCTGTGCTAATTGGGACAACCCGCTGATCCGCACACTGGCCAAAAGCAGCGACGGTGCAGTCTTCAACCGGACCATCAAGCTGCTGTACGTGCAGGCCATGCTCGGCGCCCACCAGCCGCTCGGGGCCGCCCAGCGCAGCCTGCTCACAGAATCGCTCAATGACCTGGTCCAGCTGAGCATGAGCAGCTAG